The stretch of DNA AATTGGAAATAATTGCAGAAATACGATGAATTTTCTTAAAGAGTTGTTGTTTCTATTCAATGCTTTTCCAGTCATTCTTAAAGGATGGGTGATCAAGACCTTTCATGCCTACACAAAGTTCGCAGAATTTTGGAACGAAAAATCTTTGGTTGGAAAAGTTTTATTTCTCTGTCTATTAATTCAATTGATAGTGAGCACACAAGGCTGGATTGACTACACCGTGAATTTTAATCAAATCAAAGAAGAAATTTCTGTATCCGTTCGATCAAATACCTTTTTTATTTTAGCGAGCCTTTTCAATTTCTTCTTTGTAGGTTTCTGGAAAAGCCATTGGGTCAAATACCTTTTTTATCTATCTCAGGGTTTTTGCGCTGCCATTTTTCTAATTAGTTTTCTATTTTCCGATTTTTACTTTGTAGAATTCCTAAAAAAAACAGATTACGAATTTAACTCTGCATTTTATATTTTTATTATCTCATGGGTCATAAATACGATTCTATTTTTGTTCAATGAATCACAGGAAGTGAGAATTTAATTGAACAGTATTTATGGGGTTGTTCTCGCCGGTGGAACAGGCAGTAGAATGAAGAATGATTTCCCTAAACAATTTCTAAAATTAAACGGAAGAAGTTTACTCTCCCATTCAACCGAGAGAATGAATAGCTTTCCTTTTTTTAAATCTATTATCATAGTTTCACACCCAAAGTTTATCCAAGAAACTGAGGAGGAAGTCGCTCAATACTTACGCGAAGGAGATAGGATTGTAGAAGGTGGAGCTACAAGACATGAGTCAACATTGTCAGCTTTAAATTCTATTTCTTTCGATAGCTCAGATATATTTGTATTTCACGATGCAGCAAGACCTTTTTTTACTAACACAGAAATTTATGACGTGTGCAGATCGGCTACAAAAACCGGCGCGTCTACTCTTGCAACTAACGTATCTGAAACCGTAGTTGAATCTTCTAATAATACCGTGATATCTATCTTGAACAGAAATTCTGTCTTTTTAATCAAAACCCCTCAAGCCCTACAGATGGAACTCTATACAGAAAAACTGCAAAACATTGATTTTACGCAAGACAAAGAGCCAACCGATCTTTGTTCGTGGACTGCACTCGCCAAGGTGCAAACTTCTATCGTGAACTCAAACCCATTCAATATAAAAATTACAACCAAAGATGACTTAAATTTAGCAGAAAAATTCTTCGACCTTTTCTTAGAATGGGAAAGCAAAAATCCTTTTGATCCAAAAAATTGTGGAGGTTGTTCGGTTCGAAAACACATTCAATAATAGATGCACCTGCAAAAAAAATCACGCTTGCTATTCAATACAATTTGCCATTGATTCGCAATGTAAAAAATCCAAAAAGTGGAGATTTCATGATAATTCTATAATTTTTTAAAAAAAATTGAAAGAGAATTTTTTTGTAATCCATGTTTTTACTGAATTGAACTCTAAATTGAACTAGAACCTATCCTCTCTTATCCTTTCCTATTGCTGAAATTTTCCTATTATTCTATTTGCCTTCCAGAATGCCTTTAAAAAAATTGAATATAATAACCGTAAGGATAAGAATTATGTATCAAGCCTTCACAGAAGAACAAATTCAGATGAGAGACCTTGTTCGAGATTTCGTCAAAAGGGAGATTACCCCTGCAGTTGCAATGGAATGGGACGAGAAAAATGAACACCCTAAAGAATTAATTACCAGAATGCGTAAAGAGCTGGGAATGAATGGAGTTACTATCCCTGTAGAATACGGTGGATTGGGACTTGGCTCCATGGAACAATGTATCATGATCGAAGAAATGACCAAAGGTTGTCTCGGAATCACTCTATGCTTTGGTTACACAGGGCTTGGGCAGCTACCGATTTTAAAAGGGGCATCTCCTGCTCAGGCAAAAA from Leptospiraceae bacterium encodes:
- a CDS encoding 2-C-methyl-D-erythritol 4-phosphate cytidylyltransferase encodes the protein MNSIYGVVLAGGTGSRMKNDFPKQFLKLNGRSLLSHSTERMNSFPFFKSIIIVSHPKFIQETEEEVAQYLREGDRIVEGGATRHESTLSALNSISFDSSDIFVFHDAARPFFTNTEIYDVCRSATKTGASTLATNVSETVVESSNNTVISILNRNSVFLIKTPQALQMELYTEKLQNIDFTQDKEPTDLCSWTALAKVQTSIVNSNPFNIKITTKDDLNLAEKFFDLFLEWESKNPFDPKNCGGCSVRKHIQ